From Nguyenibacter vanlangensis, one genomic window encodes:
- the bluB gene encoding 5,6-dimethylbenzimidazole synthase, whose protein sequence is MNDSGRGADMPPGFSDDFRDALDRLFVWRRDVRHFRTDPVDPAVLDRLLATACLAPSVGLSEPWRFVRVEAPARRAAVRADFARCNADALAARTGAEAARYAALKLAGLDRAPHHVAVFCDADPAQGRGLGRRTMPQTTTWSAVMAIHTFWLAATAAGLGVGWVSILDPARVAAILEAEPGWNFLAYLCVGHPETPADSPELERQGWERRNPARRAWIMR, encoded by the coding sequence ATGAACGATTCCGGCCGAGGCGCCGATATGCCCCCCGGTTTTTCGGATGATTTTCGCGACGCGCTGGATCGGCTGTTCGTCTGGCGGCGCGACGTGCGGCATTTCCGGACCGATCCGGTGGACCCGGCGGTGCTGGACCGGCTGCTGGCGACCGCCTGCCTGGCGCCCTCGGTCGGGCTGAGCGAGCCGTGGCGCTTCGTGCGGGTCGAGGCGCCGGCGCGCCGGGCGGCGGTCCGGGCGGATTTCGCCCGCTGCAACGCGGACGCGCTGGCCGCCCGGACGGGGGCGGAGGCCGCGCGCTATGCGGCGCTGAAGCTCGCGGGCCTGGATCGCGCGCCCCATCATGTCGCGGTATTCTGCGACGCTGATCCTGCCCAGGGGCGCGGGCTGGGGCGCCGGACCATGCCCCAGACCACGACCTGGTCGGCGGTGATGGCCATCCATACATTCTGGCTGGCCGCCACCGCCGCGGGGCTGGGGGTGGGCTGGGTGTCGATCCTGGACCCCGCCCGCGTCGCCGCCATCCTGGAGGCCGAGCCGGGCTGGAATTTCCTGGCCTATCTGTGCGTCGGCCATCCTGAAACGCCGGCGGATTCCCCCGAGCTGGAACGCCAGGGGTGGGAGCGGCGCAACCCCGCCCGCCGGGCCTGGATCATGCGCTGA
- a CDS encoding histidine phosphatase family protein — protein sequence MTPHPPDDPAAGMHPALPFLLVRHPPVQVAPGTCYGRLDLPPRPGWEARADGLAVLARGAGLRVLYTAPAARCHLPARRVAERAGLALHVDPRLAELDFGAWEGLAWARIDRAALDAWAADPEGFAPPGGESGHALRRRVGAFWTDMLQAGRPAGVMTHGGPLRLLDGLAAGRTPRLLDPPPPQGAARLFSVVPAEYGPGTEHGGRRLSA from the coding sequence ATGACCCCACATCCCCCCGACGACCCGGCAGCCGGCATGCACCCGGCGCTGCCCTTCCTGCTGGTGCGTCACCCGCCGGTGCAGGTCGCGCCCGGTACCTGCTACGGGCGGCTGGACCTGCCGCCCCGCCCGGGATGGGAGGCCCGCGCCGACGGGCTGGCGGTGCTGGCGCGCGGGGCGGGCCTGCGCGTGCTGTACACCGCGCCGGCCGCGCGCTGCCACCTGCCGGCCCGGCGCGTCGCCGAACGGGCCGGGCTGGCGCTGCATGTCGATCCCCGCCTGGCGGAACTGGATTTCGGCGCGTGGGAGGGCTTGGCCTGGGCGCGGATCGACCGGGCCGCGCTGGATGCCTGGGCCGCCGACCCCGAAGGTTTCGCCCCGCCCGGCGGCGAGAGCGGCCATGCGCTGCGCCGGCGCGTCGGCGCGTTCTGGACGGACATGCTGCAGGCGGGCCGGCCGGCCGGCGTCATGACGCATGGCGGGCCGCTGCGCCTGCTCGACGGACTGGCCGCGGGACGCACGCCCCGCCTGCTGGACCCGCCGCCGCCGCAGGGCGCCGCGCGGCTGTTTTCCGTCGTCCCGGCGGAATACGGGCCGGGGACCGAACATGGCGGCCGGCGCCTCAGCGCATGA
- a CDS encoding iron transporter: MMVRNLAAFLLAVPLGGVLRAAPALAREYPIGGPVYAHDMEIAANYLVGVEVAPMMAGMPTGPGSIHLETDIHATADNVWGFPDGAWVPYLTITYRLTRAGSPWTATGTLHAMTAKDGPHYADNVRMDGPGTYTVEFRYGAPEANGFMHHVDKETGTPGFWAPFGESFTFAYPQK; the protein is encoded by the coding sequence ATGATGGTCCGGAATCTTGCCGCCTTCCTGCTCGCCGTGCCGCTGGGGGGCGTGCTGAGGGCCGCGCCCGCGCTGGCGCGGGAATATCCGATCGGCGGCCCGGTCTATGCCCATGACATGGAGATCGCCGCCAATTACCTGGTGGGGGTCGAGGTCGCGCCGATGATGGCGGGCATGCCGACCGGCCCCGGGTCCATCCATCTGGAAACCGACATCCATGCCACCGCCGACAATGTCTGGGGCTTTCCGGACGGGGCCTGGGTGCCGTACCTGACGATCACCTACAGGCTGACCCGCGCCGGCAGCCCCTGGACGGCAACGGGCACGCTGCACGCCATGACCGCCAAGGACGGCCCGCATTACGCGGACAATGTCCGCATGGACGGGCCGGGGACCTATACGGTGGAATTCCGCTATGGCGCGCCCGAGGCGAACGGTTTCATGCACCATGTGGACAAGGAGACGGGCACGCCGGGCTTCTGGGCCCCGTTCGGCGAATCCTTCACCTTCGCCTATCCGCAGAAATAA
- a CDS encoding efflux RND transporter permease subunit, which translates to MTVTGLFIRRPVATTLLTLACILGGVLGYLALPVADLPNIDFPVIQVLAQQPGGSPEQVASSVAEPLERHLAAIADLEEMTSQSSQGMVRLTLQFALSRDINGAARDVEAAIQAARADLPTTLRQNPEYYKANPNDPPAIMLALTSGNRPLPELYDKASSLLLPRLSQIRGVGLVEISGSALPAVRVEIDPLPLYKFGIGFEDIRAALASANAHTPKGFIDQGGMRFTLQTNDQARSAQAYRDLVIAYRNGRPVRLSDVAQVVDSVEDVRNAGYFGREPAIVMMVFMQAGGNIVRALDQLHAELPHLRATLPAGIQLHTFMDRSQTIRASLADTRMTLFLSALLVVLTVLLFLGTLRATLIPAIVIPAAIMGTLGVISLLGFSLDNMSLMALTISTGFVVDDAIVVLENITRHVESGLSSFQAALRGASEVAFTVVSITVSLIAVFLPILLMGGITGRLFHEFAVTVSVTLCMSMALSLSLTPMLCARLTLHDAGGGAGRLAGWVERGHLAMLRVYGRCLDWALAHRAPMLLSLPATLGLTVAIYLTMPQSLFPDEDSGVLLGRLMGDQAISFHALNQKMNQTLAALQKDPDVAGVAGFVGGRGSSNQGNLFIALTDKSKRPHPPATTIANLNHRLHDMTGARFYALQRGAIRIGARPSNAAYLYTLQGDDTTALYAWTQKLVAALSTRPELMDVSSDVLLGGLAMNVAIDRDAGARTQITPQLIANTLYDAYGQRAASVIYNDMNQYRVVMEAAPRFWQNPASLRQVWVSVAGGAAQGGTQANTIRVRAGDPAAATAATAQSAQSFRNQIANTLAGGRSASTGSAVSTAAETMVPLGVVSLSSAGHIPLAINHEGQGVATTVSFNLPTGVSLGQAVQIVEDTVRQLKIPASIHGAFTGNAAQFKNNSSSETLLILAALAAVYMVLGILYESYVHPLTILSTLPSAGVGALLALWAFGQDFSLMGMIGVILLIGIVKKNAIMLIDFAIAAERDHDLTPHQAIRQACLLRFRPIMMTTFAAAMGALPLVVGNGYGSEVRHPLGIAIIGGLAVSQALTLFTTPVVYLCLEQLSRRAAQWRRRLLPGSRTTPDRTETGLSRG; encoded by the coding sequence ATGACAGTGACAGGATTGTTCATTCGCCGGCCGGTGGCGACCACGCTGCTGACCCTGGCCTGCATCCTGGGCGGGGTCCTGGGCTATCTCGCTTTGCCGGTCGCCGACCTGCCGAATATCGACTTCCCCGTCATCCAGGTCCTGGCCCAGCAGCCCGGTGGCTCGCCCGAGCAGGTCGCCAGTTCGGTCGCCGAGCCGCTGGAACGCCATCTGGCCGCGATCGCCGACCTCGAGGAGATGACGTCCCAATCCAGCCAGGGGATGGTGCGGCTGACGCTGCAATTCGCCCTGTCGCGCGACATCAACGGCGCGGCCCGCGACGTCGAGGCCGCGATCCAGGCGGCACGCGCCGACCTGCCGACCACGCTGCGGCAGAACCCCGAATATTACAAGGCGAACCCGAACGACCCGCCGGCCATCATGCTGGCGCTGACATCCGGCAACCGCCCCCTGCCCGAGCTGTACGACAAGGCCTCCAGCCTGCTGCTGCCGCGCCTGTCGCAGATCCGGGGCGTCGGGCTGGTCGAGATCAGCGGCAGCGCGCTGCCCGCGGTGCGCGTCGAGATCGATCCGCTGCCGCTGTACAAGTTCGGCATCGGGTTCGAGGATATCCGCGCCGCCCTGGCCTCGGCCAACGCCCACACGCCCAAGGGCTTCATTGACCAGGGCGGCATGCGCTTCACGCTGCAGACCAACGACCAGGCCCGCAGCGCCCAGGCCTATCGCGACCTGGTCATCGCCTATCGCAACGGCAGGCCGGTCCGGCTGAGCGACGTGGCGCAGGTCGTCGACTCTGTCGAGGACGTACGCAATGCCGGCTATTTCGGGCGCGAGCCGGCCATCGTCATGATGGTCTTCATGCAGGCGGGCGGCAATATCGTGCGGGCGCTGGACCAGTTGCACGCCGAATTGCCGCATCTGCGCGCCACGCTGCCGGCGGGGATCCAGCTCCATACCTTCATGGACCGCTCGCAGACCATCCGGGCGTCGCTGGCCGACACGCGCATGACCCTGTTCCTGTCGGCGCTGCTGGTGGTGCTGACGGTGCTGCTGTTCCTGGGCACGCTGCGCGCGACGCTGATTCCGGCCATCGTCATCCCGGCCGCGATCATGGGCACCCTGGGCGTCATCAGCCTGCTGGGCTTCTCGCTGGACAACATGTCCCTGATGGCGCTGACGATCTCGACCGGCTTCGTGGTCGATGACGCCATCGTGGTGCTGGAAAACATCACCCGCCACGTCGAATCCGGCCTCTCCTCCTTCCAGGCCGCGCTGCGCGGCGCGAGCGAGGTCGCGTTCACCGTCGTCTCGATCACCGTCTCGCTGATCGCCGTCTTCCTGCCGATCCTGCTGATGGGCGGGATCACCGGGCGGCTGTTCCACGAATTCGCCGTCACGGTGTCGGTGACCCTGTGCATGTCGATGGCCCTGTCGCTCAGCCTGACCCCGATGCTGTGCGCCCGGCTGACCCTGCACGACGCCGGCGGCGGCGCGGGCCGGCTGGCCGGGTGGGTCGAACGCGGGCACCTGGCCATGCTGCGCGTCTATGGGCGCTGCCTGGACTGGGCGCTGGCGCACCGGGCGCCGATGCTGCTCAGCCTGCCGGCAACGCTGGGCCTGACGGTGGCGATCTACCTGACCATGCCGCAAAGCCTGTTCCCCGACGAGGATAGCGGCGTGCTTTTGGGCCGGCTGATGGGCGACCAGGCGATTTCCTTCCACGCCCTGAACCAGAAGATGAACCAGACCCTGGCCGCCCTGCAGAAGGACCCGGACGTCGCGGGGGTGGCGGGCTTCGTCGGCGGCAGGGGGTCGTCGAACCAGGGCAATCTGTTCATCGCCCTGACCGACAAGTCGAAGCGGCCGCATCCGCCCGCGACCACCATCGCCAATCTCAACCATCGCCTGCACGACATGACGGGCGCGCGCTTCTATGCGCTGCAGCGCGGCGCCATCCGCATCGGCGCGCGGCCCAGCAACGCGGCCTATCTCTATACATTGCAGGGCGACGACACGACCGCGCTCTACGCCTGGACGCAGAAGCTGGTGGCAGCACTGTCGACCCGGCCGGAACTGATGGACGTCTCGTCCGACGTGCTGCTGGGCGGGCTGGCAATGAACGTCGCGATCGACCGCGACGCCGGGGCGCGGACGCAGATCACGCCGCAACTGATCGCCAACACGCTGTACGACGCCTACGGCCAGCGCGCGGCCTCGGTCATCTACAACGACATGAACCAGTACCGGGTGGTGATGGAGGCTGCCCCCCGCTTCTGGCAGAACCCGGCCTCGCTGCGCCAGGTGTGGGTCAGCGTCGCGGGCGGCGCGGCACAGGGGGGCACGCAGGCCAACACGATCCGCGTCCGCGCCGGCGACCCGGCGGCGGCCACCGCCGCGACGGCGCAGAGCGCGCAATCCTTCCGCAACCAGATCGCCAACACGCTGGCCGGCGGCCGTTCGGCCTCGACCGGCTCGGCCGTGTCCACCGCCGCCGAGACCATGGTCCCGCTGGGCGTCGTCAGCCTCAGCAGCGCCGGCCATATTCCGCTGGCCATCAATCATGAGGGCCAGGGGGTCGCGACCACGGTCTCGTTCAACCTGCCGACCGGCGTGTCGCTGGGCCAGGCGGTGCAGATCGTCGAGGACACGGTACGGCAACTGAAGATCCCGGCCTCGATCCACGGCGCCTTCACCGGCAATGCGGCGCAGTTCAAGAACAATTCCAGCAGCGAGACGCTGCTGATCCTGGCGGCGCTGGCGGCGGTCTACATGGTGCTGGGCATCCTGTATGAAAGCTATGTCCATCCGCTGACCATCCTGTCCACCCTGCCCTCGGCCGGGGTGGGCGCGCTGCTGGCGCTGTGGGCGTTCGGGCAGGATTTCTCGCTGATGGGCATGATCGGGGTGATCCTGCTGATCGGCATCGTGAAGAAAAACGCGATCATGCTGATCGATTTCGCCATCGCGGCCGAACGCGACCACGACCTGACGCCGCATCAGGCCATCCGCCAGGCCTGCCTGCTGCGCTTCCGTCCGATCATGATGACGACCTTCGCCGCCGCGATGGGCGCGCTGCCGCTGGTCGTCGGCAACGGCTACGGCTCCGAGGTCCGCCACCCGCTGGGGATCGCGATCATCGGCGGCCTGGCGGTCAGTCAGGCATTGACCTTGTTCACCACCCCCGTCGTATATCTGTGCCTCGAACAGCTCAGCCGCCGCGCCGCGCAATGGCGTCGCAGGCTGCTGCCCGGCAGCCGCACGACGCCCGACCGGACCGAAACCGGCCTGTCTCGCGGCTGA
- a CDS encoding SCO family protein codes for MTRRQDRQKSKRRNGSRDRRAGLAVALAGICLLGAAALYRAAIGAGTPPRIGGDYVLMNDQGRIVSQDSFHGRYTLVYFGYTHCVDVCPLTLSTVTAALARLGPRQDDIVPLFVSVDPQRDTPAALHRYVAAFSPRIVGLTGNAADIDHMLAEFRAMARRHPDARAPDGYLMDHSSVLYLMDGDNRLVSLFPVDADAGEIAARLRRLLPPAS; via the coding sequence ATGACACGGCGGCAGGACAGGCAGAAGAGCAAGAGGCGGAACGGATCGCGGGACAGGCGGGCCGGGCTGGCGGTCGCGCTGGCCGGAATATGCCTGCTGGGCGCCGCCGCGCTGTACCGCGCCGCGATCGGCGCCGGCACACCGCCCCGGATCGGCGGCGATTACGTGCTGATGAACGACCAGGGTCGCATCGTGTCGCAGGATTCGTTCCACGGCCGCTACACGCTGGTCTATTTCGGCTATACCCACTGTGTCGATGTCTGTCCGCTGACCCTGTCCACCGTGACCGCGGCCCTGGCCCGGCTGGGGCCCCGGCAGGACGACATCGTGCCCCTGTTCGTCTCGGTCGATCCGCAGCGTGACACGCCGGCGGCGCTGCACCGCTACGTCGCCGCCTTTTCGCCCCGGATCGTGGGCCTGACCGGCAATGCGGCGGATATCGACCATATGCTGGCGGAATTCCGCGCCATGGCGCGCCGCCATCCGGACGCCCGGGCGCCGGACGGCTACCTGATGGATCACAGCTCGGTGCTGTATCTGATGGACGGGGACAACCGGCTGGTCTCGCTGTTCCCGGTCGACGCCGACGCGGGCGAGATCGCCGCCCGCCTGCGCCGGCTGCTGCCGCCCGCGTCCTGA
- a CDS encoding PepSY domain-containing protein, with translation MIRLFRAGPWPDYRTVWRWHFYAGLLCLPFVAFLCLTGTLYLFKPQIEARIDRAYDHLPPPPPGVQAATPGAAVAAALRAVPRGRFLAYELPSSPHAALRVLIGRGGDAVRVYLDPVTLVVLKRVSEESRFERVVFNLHGQLLMGNAGSIIMELVASWTIVLAVTGLYLWWPRRGAGQGWGGVVYPRLGAGGRTAWRDAHAVTGLFVSLFLVLFLASGLPWSFVWGHALKAAEDRLAPILPVPGPSVPDWQIGHVPARVEIAGGASGMAAMPGMEMDGPTRAAMPAAGFDPAALDRVAAAAMRLDLPAPVLVTPPAGVGQGWGVRSDTQNRPRRASARFAADGRMLSFTPFAAKGPVDRIVAYGVAAHEGQLFGWPNQMANLLVATGLLTMSVAATILWLRRRPLGRLGAHPRHPEGRVGWGGVLLALALCLLLPELAASVAILLAAMAVGRRFRLG, from the coding sequence ATGATCCGTCTTTTCCGCGCCGGCCCCTGGCCGGATTACCGTACCGTCTGGCGCTGGCATTTCTATGCCGGGCTGCTGTGCCTGCCCTTCGTCGCATTCCTGTGCCTGACGGGGACGCTCTATCTGTTCAAGCCGCAGATCGAGGCCCGCATCGACCGGGCCTATGACCATCTGCCGCCGCCCCCGCCGGGCGTGCAGGCCGCGACGCCGGGGGCGGCGGTCGCGGCCGCGCTGCGCGCCGTACCCCGGGGCCGTTTCCTGGCCTATGAACTGCCGTCCTCGCCCCATGCGGCGCTGCGGGTGCTGATCGGGCGGGGCGGGGATGCGGTGCGCGTCTATCTCGACCCCGTCACGCTCGTGGTGCTGAAGCGCGTGTCGGAGGAGTCGCGGTTCGAGCGGGTGGTCTTCAACCTGCATGGCCAGTTGCTGATGGGCAATGCCGGCTCGATCATCATGGAACTGGTGGCGTCCTGGACGATCGTGCTGGCGGTGACCGGCCTGTATCTGTGGTGGCCGCGCCGGGGGGCGGGGCAGGGCTGGGGTGGTGTCGTCTATCCGCGGCTGGGCGCGGGCGGGCGCACGGCCTGGCGCGACGCCCACGCGGTCACCGGCCTGTTCGTCTCGCTGTTCCTGGTGCTGTTCCTGGCCAGCGGCCTGCCCTGGTCCTTCGTCTGGGGGCATGCGCTGAAGGCGGCCGAGGATCGGCTGGCGCCGATCCTGCCGGTGCCGGGCCCCTCGGTGCCGGACTGGCAGATCGGCCATGTGCCCGCCCGGGTGGAGATCGCCGGCGGGGCATCCGGCATGGCGGCGATGCCCGGCATGGAGATGGACGGCCCGACGCGCGCGGCCATGCCGGCGGCGGGGTTCGATCCGGCGGCGCTGGATCGCGTGGCGGCGGCGGCGATGCGGCTGGACCTGCCCGCGCCGGTCCTGGTGACGCCGCCAGCCGGCGTGGGACAGGGCTGGGGCGTGCGATCCGATACGCAGAACCGTCCGCGCCGGGCCTCGGCCCGGTTTGCGGCCGACGGGCGGATGCTGTCCTTCACCCCGTTCGCGGCCAAGGGACCGGTGGACCGGATCGTGGCCTATGGCGTGGCGGCGCATGAGGGGCAATTATTCGGCTGGCCGAACCAAATGGCGAACCTGCTGGTCGCCACGGGGCTGCTGACCATGAGCGTCGCGGCGACAATCCTGTGGCTGCGCCGCCGGCCGCTCGGCCGGCTGGGGGCCCATCCGCGCCATCCGGAGGGCCGGGTCGGCTGGGGCGGGGTGCTGCTGGCGCTGGCGCTGTGCCTGCTGCTGCCGGAACTGGCGGCGTCGGTCGCGATCCTGCTGGCGGCGATGGCGGTCGGGCGCCGTTTTCGCCTGGGGTGA
- a CDS encoding FTR1 family protein has translation MLGSLLIVFREVMEAGLIVGIVLAATRGIAGRGLWVAGGIGAGVLGAAIVALFAGALSQALSGNGQDVFSAAILCLAVVMLGWHTVWMARHGRELARDMRDMGDAVASGARSLPALAVVVAVAVLREGVEVVLFLYGIAVSTGSGPAAMLGGGLLGVAAGGALSWALYRGLVVIPMRHLFTVTGLLVAVLAAGMASQAAALLANDDLIPALGYEIWDSSWLLSDGSMAGRAAKALTGYSDRPTGVQLVAWAVTLLVLLVAGYRVGRRPVRADA, from the coding sequence ATGCTGGGCAGTCTGCTGATCGTCTTTCGCGAGGTGATGGAAGCCGGGCTGATCGTCGGCATCGTGCTGGCCGCCACGCGTGGCATTGCCGGGCGCGGCCTGTGGGTCGCCGGCGGGATCGGGGCCGGGGTGCTGGGGGCGGCGATCGTCGCGCTGTTCGCCGGGGCGCTGTCGCAGGCGCTGTCGGGCAACGGGCAGGACGTGTTTTCGGCGGCGATCCTGTGCCTGGCGGTCGTCATGCTGGGCTGGCACACGGTGTGGATGGCCCGGCATGGCCGCGAACTGGCGCGGGACATGCGGGACATGGGCGACGCGGTGGCCAGCGGGGCACGTTCGCTGCCCGCTCTGGCCGTGGTGGTGGCCGTCGCCGTGCTGCGCGAGGGGGTCGAGGTCGTGCTGTTCCTGTACGGGATCGCGGTTTCGACCGGGTCGGGCCCGGCAGCCATGCTGGGCGGCGGCCTGCTGGGGGTGGCGGCCGGCGGTGCGCTGTCCTGGGCGCTGTATCGCGGCCTGGTGGTGATCCCGATGCGGCATCTGTTTACCGTCACCGGGCTGCTGGTCGCGGTGCTGGCGGCGGGTATGGCCAGCCAGGCGGCGGCCCTGCTGGCCAATGACGACCTGATCCCGGCCCTGGGCTATGAGATCTGGGACTCGTCCTGGCTGCTGTCCGATGGCAGCATGGCGGGACGGGCGGCCAAGGCGCTGACCGGCTATTCCGACCGTCCCACCGGCGTGCAACTGGTGGCCTGGGCGGTGACGCTGCTGGTGCTGCTGGTGGCCGGCTACCGGGTCGGCCGCCGCCCCGTCCGTGCCGATGCTTAA
- a CDS encoding cupredoxin domain-containing protein, whose product MRLILAAGAAGMVLSPAAALAQDPVHLVVKNHHFSPDHVTVPAGQRFLMTLTNQDDTVDEFESYDMKFEKIVVQGGTITVHAGPLHPGTYKFFDDYHPDLATGTVTADGAAQEGTH is encoded by the coding sequence ATGCGCCTGATCCTGGCGGCGGGCGCGGCGGGCATGGTCCTGTCCCCGGCCGCCGCCCTGGCGCAGGACCCGGTGCATCTGGTCGTGAAGAACCATCATTTCAGCCCGGACCATGTGACCGTCCCGGCCGGCCAGCGCTTCCTGATGACGCTGACCAACCAGGACGACACGGTGGACGAATTCGAGAGCTATGACATGAAGTTCGAGAAGATCGTCGTGCAGGGCGGCACGATCACCGTCCATGCCGGGCCGCTGCATCCCGGCACCTATAAATTCTTCGACGATTATCACCCCGACCTGGCCACGGGCACGGTGACCGCGGACGGCGCGGCGCAGGAAGGAACGCACTGA